In Mytilus galloprovincialis chromosome 1, xbMytGall1.hap1.1, whole genome shotgun sequence, the following are encoded in one genomic region:
- the LOC143047416 gene encoding uncharacterized protein LOC143047416, whose product MLLDMKMEKSQSEINIATDSESESSEDDKYEADIEFSNACRHYYLSRLEATESFKKDLKKEDTVKKSISPKQRRRSTIDDKMETLRTEMASLMDQDVSLMKQLLTLNETINEIKQGRLSSSSSSRGFVSGSDWSVSEMSISPNDEPTSSKLTGYVPTHPNNSNNANVEKTRDMPSCKGDKKQISLTDLWKVRTQTSLTSNDSGYVEDPNNLLQTEV is encoded by the exons ATGTTGCTGGACATGAAAATGGAAAAGTCACAATCAGAGATTAACATAGCAACTGATTCGGAATCTGAGAGCAGTGAAGATGATAAATATGAAGCAGACATAGAATTCTCTAATGCATGTAGACATTATTATTTATCGCGACTTGAAGCAACTGAAAGTTTTAAAAAGGACCTAAAGAAAGAAGACACGGTAAAGAAATCTATTTCGCCGAAACAACGGCGAAGGTCGACGATAGATGATAAAATGGAAACATTGAGAACAGAAATG GCATCTTTAATGGACCAGGACGTATCTTTGATGAAACAATTATTAACATTAAACGAGACAATTAACGAAATCAAACAAGGTCGTTTGTCGTCGTCAAGTAGTTCCCGCGGCTTTGTTAGTGGCAGTGATTGGTCAGTTTCAGAAATGTCAATCTCACCGAATGACGAACCCACTTCATCTAAGTTAACTGGATATGTACCAACACATCCGAATAATTCAAATAatgccaatgtagaaaaaacacgTGATATGCCTAGCTGCAAAGGagacaaaaaacaaataagtttGACAGATTTGTGGAAAGTACGAACACAGACATCTTTGACCTCTAACGATTCGGGTTATGTAGAGGACCCCAATAATTTGCTTCAGACCGAAGTTTAA